From one Phocaeicola salanitronis DSM 18170 genomic stretch:
- a CDS encoding TraG/VirB4 family ATPase: MTLYIILIFIALCAGMAISVHAFGTGGKRKRIFQDIYFTVEDVDGIGVLYTKTGEYSAVLRMENPVQKYSANIDSYYDFTSLLTAVAQTLGEGYAIHKQDVFVRKQFEDVTGDRHEFLSSAYFRYFKGRMYTDSVCYLTITQESRKSSLFSFDGKKWRDFLVKIRKVHDQLHDAGIQAEFLDKPQANAFVDRYFAMNFKDRIVSMTNFKVDDETVSMGGKRCKVYSLVDVDCAALPSLVRPYTNIEVNNAEMPVDLLSVIDSIPEAETVVYNQIIFLPNQKRELAALDKKKNRHASIPNPGNQMAVEDIKRVQEIVARESKMLVYSHFNLVVGVSADRDIQKCTNYLENVFGRMGIHISKHAYNQLELFVSSFPGNCFSMNEEYDRFLTLSDAAMCLMYKEHIQHSEDTPLKIYYTDRQGVPVAIDITGKEGKNKLTDNSNFFCLGPSGSGKSFHMNSVVRQLHEQGTDVVMVDTGNSYEGLCEYLGGKYISYTEEKPITMNPFNITQAELNIEKIDFLKNLILLIWKGSDTRITELEFRIVEQMVTDYYDAYFHGFDGYDPVQRETLRKTLIAAEKRKGTWGTEDLPALEQKVDYKIRMLEERRKALKVNSLSFNTFYEYSCERLELICLENNITEIDYDKYTYMIQPFYKGGNYDKILNENVDTTLFSETFIVFEVDAIKENKKLFPIVTLIIMDVFLQKMRIKKNRKVLVIEEAWKAIASPLMAEYIKFMYKTARKFWASVGVVTQEIQDIIGSEIVKEAIINNSDVVMLLDQSKFKERFDSIKAILGLTDVDCKKIFTINRLENKEGRSFFREVFIRRGSTSGVYGVEEPHECYMTYTTERAEKEALKLYKKELRCSHQEAIEAYCRDWDASGISKSLPFAQKVNAAGHVLNLKKRDKNNQQ, from the coding sequence ATGACACTGTACATCATACTGATTTTCATCGCCCTCTGTGCGGGCATGGCCATTTCGGTCCATGCCTTCGGCACGGGCGGCAAGCGCAAGCGCATCTTCCAGGACATCTATTTCACCGTGGAGGACGTGGACGGCATCGGGGTGCTGTACACCAAGACCGGGGAATACTCGGCCGTCCTGCGGATGGAGAACCCTGTGCAGAAGTATTCGGCCAACATCGACAGCTACTACGATTTCACAAGCCTGCTCACCGCCGTCGCACAGACGCTGGGCGAAGGCTATGCGATACACAAGCAGGACGTGTTCGTGCGCAAGCAGTTCGAGGATGTGACGGGCGACCGGCACGAGTTCCTATCCTCCGCCTATTTCCGGTACTTCAAAGGCCGGATGTACACGGACAGCGTATGCTACCTGACCATTACGCAGGAATCAAGAAAAAGCAGCCTATTCTCTTTCGACGGCAAGAAGTGGCGCGACTTCCTCGTGAAGATACGCAAGGTGCATGACCAGCTCCATGACGCGGGCATACAAGCGGAGTTCCTGGATAAGCCCCAGGCGAATGCGTTCGTTGACCGCTACTTCGCCATGAACTTCAAGGACAGGATTGTCTCGATGACCAATTTCAAGGTGGACGATGAGACGGTCTCGATGGGCGGCAAGCGTTGCAAGGTGTACAGCCTCGTGGACGTGGACTGTGCCGCGCTGCCTTCGCTTGTCAGGCCCTATACCAATATAGAGGTGAACAATGCGGAGATGCCCGTTGACCTGCTGTCCGTCATCGACAGCATACCGGAAGCCGAGACGGTGGTCTATAACCAGATCATCTTCCTGCCCAACCAAAAGCGGGAACTGGCGGCACTCGACAAAAAGAAGAACCGTCACGCAAGTATCCCCAATCCCGGCAACCAGATGGCCGTGGAGGACATCAAGCGTGTGCAGGAGATAGTTGCCAGGGAGAGCAAGATGCTCGTGTACAGCCATTTCAATCTTGTTGTAGGGGTATCTGCCGACAGGGACATACAGAAATGCACCAACTATCTGGAGAACGTCTTCGGGCGCATGGGCATCCACATCAGCAAGCACGCCTACAACCAGCTGGAACTGTTTGTCAGTTCCTTTCCGGGGAACTGTTTCAGCATGAACGAGGAATACGACCGTTTCCTTACCCTGAGCGACGCCGCCATGTGCCTGATGTACAAGGAGCACATACAGCACAGCGAGGATACGCCGCTGAAAATCTACTACACCGACCGCCAAGGCGTGCCGGTGGCCATCGACATCACCGGAAAGGAGGGAAAGAACAAGCTGACGGACAACTCGAACTTCTTTTGCCTGGGGCCTTCGGGCAGCGGCAAGTCGTTCCACATGAACAGCGTGGTGCGCCAGCTCCATGAGCAGGGCACGGACGTGGTGATGGTTGATACGGGTAATTCCTACGAAGGATTGTGCGAATACCTGGGCGGCAAGTACATTAGCTACACGGAGGAAAAGCCCATCACCATGAATCCGTTCAACATCACACAGGCAGAGCTGAACATCGAGAAGATAGACTTCCTGAAAAACCTGATCCTGCTGATATGGAAAGGGTCGGACACAAGGATTACGGAACTGGAGTTCCGCATCGTGGAGCAGATGGTGACGGACTACTACGACGCCTACTTCCACGGTTTTGACGGCTACGACCCCGTGCAGCGTGAGACCCTGCGCAAGACCCTGATTGCCGCCGAGAAGCGGAAAGGCACCTGGGGCACGGAAGACCTGCCGGCCCTGGAACAGAAAGTGGATTACAAGATCCGTATGCTGGAAGAACGCCGGAAAGCCTTGAAAGTAAACTCGCTGTCGTTCAACACCTTCTATGAATACTCCTGTGAACGGTTGGAACTTATCTGTCTGGAAAACAACATCACGGAGATAGACTACGACAAATATACCTACATGATACAGCCGTTCTACAAGGGCGGAAACTACGACAAAATATTGAACGAGAACGTGGACACTACCCTGTTCTCGGAAACGTTCATTGTCTTCGAAGTAGATGCCATCAAGGAAAATAAGAAACTGTTTCCCATCGTAACGCTCATCATCATGGACGTGTTCCTGCAGAAGATGCGCATCAAGAAGAACCGGAAAGTCCTTGTGATAGAGGAAGCGTGGAAGGCCATCGCCTCGCCGCTCATGGCCGAATACATCAAGTTCATGTACAAGACCGCAAGAAAGTTTTGGGCCTCGGTGGGCGTGGTGACGCAGGAGATACAGGACATCATCGGCAGCGAGATAGTAAAGGAAGCCATCATCAACAACTCCGATGTGGTGATGCTGCTCGACCAGAGCAAGTTCAAGGAACGGTTCGACAGCATCAAGGCCATTCTCGGACTGACGGATGTGGACTGCAAGAAGATATTCACCATCAACAGGTTGGAAAACAAGGAAGGGCGCAGCTTCTTCCGCGAGGTCTTCATCCGGCGTGGTTCGACCAGCGGCGTGTACGGCGTGGAGGAGCCGCACGAATGCTATATGACCTACACCACCGAACGCGCGGAGAAGGAAGCGTTGAAACTGTACAAGAAAGAACTCCGTTGCAGCCACCAGGAAGCCATCGAAGCCTACTGCCGCGACTGGGATGCCAGCGGCATAAGCAAGTCCCTGCCTTTCGCCCAGAAGGTGAATGCGGCGGGGCATGTGTTGAATCTGAAAAAGAGGGATAAAAACAATCAGCAATAA
- a CDS encoding DUF4133 domain-containing protein, with protein MKGRDERYPDYPLFKGLQRPLEFMGIQGRYIYWAAGSAGGAIVGFVIAYCLAGFVAGLVVLAVILSAGISLIILKQRKGLHTKKNQKGVYVYARSKKK; from the coding sequence ATGAAAGGCAGGGACGAACGCTATCCGGACTACCCGTTGTTCAAGGGGCTTCAGCGGCCCCTTGAGTTCATGGGCATACAAGGACGGTATATCTACTGGGCGGCGGGTTCGGCAGGCGGAGCCATTGTCGGTTTCGTCATTGCCTACTGCCTTGCCGGTTTCGTGGCCGGACTGGTGGTATTGGCCGTCATCCTGTCTGCGGGCATCTCGCTCATCATCCTCAAGCAAAGGAAAGGCCTTCACACCAAGAAGAACCAGAAAGGAGTGTATGTCTATGCCCGCTCGAAGAAGAAATGA
- a CDS encoding DUF4134 domain-containing protein codes for MLAILLVSGPAALMAQNTAGDYTAGTNALTTVAEEIAKYVPIMVKLCYAIAGVVAIVGAISVYIAMNNEEQDVKKKIMMVVGACIFLIAAAQALPLFFGIGG; via the coding sequence ATGCTCGCCATTCTGTTGGTGTCTGGGCCTGCCGCACTGATGGCGCAGAACACCGCAGGCGACTACACGGCCGGAACCAACGCCCTGACCACCGTGGCGGAGGAAATCGCCAAGTATGTACCCATCATGGTGAAGCTGTGCTATGCCATCGCCGGAGTCGTGGCCATCGTGGGCGCCATCAGCGTCTATATCGCGATGAACAACGAAGAGCAAGATGTCAAGAAGAAAATCATGATGGTCGTGGGTGCCTGCATCTTCCTGATTGCGGCGGCACAGGCACTTCCGCTGTTTTTCGGTATCGGCGGCTAA
- a CDS encoding DUF4134 domain-containing protein produces MKTKKTVCALLMLTVPCFAFAKSGAVNYSWGADALATMHDFVVTMMMYVLYICYAVASVLAVISALQIYIKWNTGEDGIVKSILMLFGACMFIIGASIVFPAFFGYRI; encoded by the coding sequence ATGAAAACGAAGAAGACAGTATGCGCCTTGCTGATGCTCACTGTTCCCTGCTTCGCCTTCGCCAAGAGCGGAGCCGTAAACTATTCATGGGGAGCGGATGCGCTTGCCACCATGCACGACTTCGTGGTGACGATGATGATGTACGTCCTTTACATCTGTTATGCGGTCGCCTCCGTGCTGGCCGTCATATCCGCGCTCCAGATCTATATCAAATGGAACACGGGAGAGGACGGCATCGTGAAATCCATCCTGATGCTGTTCGGGGCATGCATGTTCATCATAGGCGCCTCCATCGTATTCCCGGCCTTTTTCGGCTACCGCATATAG
- a CDS encoding toprim domain-containing protein, translating to MNISEAKQIRIVDFLAQLGHHAQYVKSKQYWYLSPFRQEDTPSFKVNDRLNEWYDFGAATGGDLVELGKHLYGTDSVSEVLACIERHTGTNELPRVRLPAVMLRPVEAEMKDIRVVPLRHHALLSYLHSRMIDADIGKIFCKEVHYELRKRHYFGLAFCNLSGGYEVRNPYYKGCLKNKDVSLISHTHGETQGHVCVFEGFMDFLSYMTLRQAGDREICLEVPCDHLVMNSINNLKKALGHLQEYPFIHCYLDNDLAGQKTVETIAMLFTGKVNNEAYRYDGYKDLNDYLRGKRR from the coding sequence ATGAACATATCGGAAGCAAAACAGATACGCATCGTGGATTTCCTGGCACAGCTCGGACACCATGCGCAGTATGTGAAATCGAAACAATACTGGTACCTCTCACCATTCCGGCAGGAGGACACACCATCGTTCAAGGTGAACGACCGGCTCAATGAATGGTATGACTTCGGGGCGGCTACCGGGGGCGACCTCGTGGAACTGGGCAAGCACCTGTACGGAACGGACAGTGTAAGCGAGGTGCTGGCCTGCATCGAACGGCACACCGGAACCAATGAACTGCCGAGGGTTCGGCTTCCGGCGGTGATGCTCCGGCCGGTGGAAGCGGAAATGAAGGATATAAGGGTGGTGCCGCTACGACACCATGCGCTGCTGTCGTACCTCCATTCCCGGATGATCGATGCCGACATCGGAAAGATATTCTGCAAGGAAGTGCATTATGAGTTGCGCAAGCGACACTATTTCGGACTGGCATTCTGTAATCTGTCAGGAGGCTATGAAGTGCGCAACCCTTACTACAAGGGCTGCCTGAAGAATAAGGATGTTTCGCTGATAAGCCATACGCACGGCGAGACGCAGGGCCACGTGTGCGTCTTCGAAGGATTCATGGACTTTCTCTCCTATATGACCCTGCGGCAGGCCGGAGACAGGGAGATATGCCTTGAAGTTCCTTGCGACCATCTCGTGATGAACTCCATAAACAACCTTAAAAAGGCATTGGGACACTTGCAGGAATATCCGTTCATCCATTGCTACCTCGACAATGACCTTGCCGGACAGAAGACTGTGGAAACCATCGCCATGCTGTTCACCGGGAAAGTCAACAACGAAGCCTACCGGTACGACGGTTACAAAGACCTGAACGACTATTTAAGAGGCAAAAGACGCTGA
- a CDS encoding AAA family ATPase, with amino-acid sequence MESERRTNIIGAELDDSRLSDILSASQIKVTDTYETPPQIIWIDNSTIATLGNFSASTGKAKSKKTFNVSAIVAASLAGKQVLNYRAHLPEGKQRILYVDTEQSRFHCHNVLERILKLAGLPDTTDNDRLDFICLREYSPAIRIEVIDYALRRSKGYGLVVIDGIRDLMLDINSTSESVEVINKMMEWSSKYDLHIHCVLHLNKGDNNVRGHIGTEMSNKAETVLVINKDNENPGISEVHALHIREKEFKPFAFTIDEAGLPIIAESHAVSEHPRPKARTSFTDLSIEQHREALAAAFGDKPIKGFENMLQALMTSYEAIGFKRGRNVMVKLLLYLTDNLKLIRKRDKLFYYDMSPAEAMLFDEE; translated from the coding sequence ATGGAAAGCGAAAGAAGGACTAACATTATCGGGGCGGAACTTGATGACAGCCGCCTTTCGGACATCCTGTCCGCCTCGCAAATAAAGGTGACGGACACTTACGAAACACCGCCGCAGATTATCTGGATTGACAATTCGACCATCGCCACGCTCGGCAACTTCAGCGCATCGACAGGCAAGGCGAAATCGAAGAAGACCTTTAACGTGTCGGCCATTGTCGCCGCTTCTCTGGCGGGTAAACAGGTGTTGAACTACCGGGCACATTTGCCCGAAGGGAAGCAGAGGATCCTGTATGTGGACACGGAGCAGAGCCGTTTCCACTGCCACAATGTATTGGAGCGCATCCTCAAGTTGGCGGGGCTTCCGGACACAACGGACAACGACAGGCTCGACTTCATCTGCCTGCGCGAATATTCTCCTGCCATCCGCATAGAGGTCATTGACTATGCACTAAGACGTAGCAAAGGCTACGGGCTGGTGGTCATTGACGGAATACGCGACCTGATGCTTGATATCAACAGTACCAGTGAATCCGTGGAAGTCATCAATAAAATGATGGAATGGTCGTCGAAATACGACCTGCATATCCACTGCGTGTTGCACCTGAACAAAGGGGACAATAACGTGCGTGGGCATATCGGTACAGAGATGAGCAACAAGGCGGAAACGGTGCTGGTCATCAACAAAGACAACGAGAACCCCGGCATCAGTGAGGTGCACGCCCTGCATATTCGAGAAAAGGAGTTCAAGCCGTTCGCTTTCACGATAGACGAAGCCGGGCTTCCCATCATTGCGGAAAGTCATGCCGTGAGCGAACACCCCAGACCGAAAGCACGGACCAGTTTTACAGACCTGAGTATCGAGCAACACCGGGAAGCCCTTGCCGCTGCTTTTGGCGACAAGCCCATTAAGGGATTCGAGAACATGCTTCAGGCACTCATGACCTCCTACGAGGCAATCGGTTTCAAACGCGGCAGGAACGTGATGGTTAAGCTGCTACTTTACCTGACCGACAACCTGAAGCTGATACGCAAACGGGATAAGCTATTCTATTATGACATGAGTCCGGCAGAAGCCATGCTTTTCGACGAGGAATGA
- a CDS encoding helix-turn-helix domain-containing protein, producing MERLSERLTTVESVLKKLEPVENLLKRLEMLEESFYSTKKVFTFQEACVYIGVSESMLYKLTANKEIPHYKPRGKMVYFAKEELDEWLLQNCEPAIDDATRMAAESATVEPFFNRRQNGKRKKD from the coding sequence ATGGAACGGCTGAGCGAAAGGCTCACCACAGTCGAATCGGTACTGAAGAAACTGGAACCGGTCGAAAACCTGCTGAAAAGGCTGGAGATGCTTGAGGAGTCTTTTTATTCCACCAAGAAAGTATTCACATTCCAGGAGGCGTGCGTGTATATCGGCGTATCGGAAAGCATGTTGTACAAGCTCACCGCCAACAAGGAGATTCCACACTACAAGCCGAGAGGCAAGATGGTTTATTTTGCCAAGGAGGAGCTGGATGAATGGCTCTTGCAGAACTGCGAGCCAGCCATAGACGACGCGACCCGGATGGCCGCCGAATCCGCAACCGTTGAACCATTCTTTAATCGGAGACAAAATGGAAAGCGAAAGAAGGACTAA
- a CDS encoding site-specific integrase, translated as MARIRQPKKVKEPVRLRMKDLSDGSKSLYLDIYRNGKRTYEYLKMYLIPETDENARRRNKATMNAANAIKSKRIIEMTNGEAGIENEKEKVFLLDWMQTYKENQEKRGKKDENQIKVAIRIIEDYAGKKVTLDQIDKAFCQGYIDYLMMEYRPRGKRVSNFTLKNYYRVLNSALNAAVRAELMRSNPFDKIDKSDKIRLPESKRSYMTIEEVKALIATPMKYEEIKCAYLFSCFCGLRISDVKRLQWKDVFIDKGQYRLAVSMKKTKEPIYLPLSSEALKWMPERGDKTPDDLVFDLPSGNEINRLLKPWAKAAGINKRFSFHTSRHTFATMMLTLGADLYTTSKLLGHADVKMTQVYAKIINKKKDEAVNLVNGLFD; from the coding sequence ATGGCACGAATAAGACAACCTAAAAAAGTGAAGGAGCCTGTCCGCCTTCGGATGAAGGACTTGAGCGACGGGAGCAAGAGCCTGTATCTGGACATATACCGTAACGGCAAACGGACCTATGAATATCTGAAGATGTATCTCATCCCGGAAACCGATGAGAATGCACGCAGGCGGAATAAAGCGACAATGAATGCCGCCAATGCCATCAAGTCGAAACGCATTATCGAAATGACCAACGGTGAGGCCGGTATTGAGAACGAAAAGGAGAAAGTCTTTCTGCTGGACTGGATGCAAACCTACAAGGAGAATCAGGAAAAGAGGGGAAAGAAAGACGAGAACCAGATTAAGGTGGCCATCCGCATTATCGAGGACTATGCGGGGAAAAAGGTTACGCTTGACCAGATAGACAAGGCGTTCTGCCAGGGCTATATCGACTATCTGATGATGGAATACCGTCCGAGAGGCAAGCGAGTGTCGAACTTCACGCTCAAGAATTATTACCGGGTGCTGAACAGCGCCTTGAACGCGGCTGTCCGTGCGGAACTCATGAGGTCGAATCCCTTTGACAAAATAGACAAGTCGGACAAAATCCGGCTGCCGGAAAGCAAACGCTCCTACATGACCATCGAGGAGGTGAAGGCACTCATCGCAACGCCTATGAAATATGAGGAGATAAAGTGTGCCTATCTGTTCTCCTGCTTCTGCGGCCTGCGCATCAGTGATGTCAAGAGGCTGCAATGGAAGGATGTCTTTATCGACAAGGGGCAGTACCGTCTGGCGGTATCCATGAAGAAGACCAAAGAACCGATTTACCTGCCGCTTTCATCCGAAGCCCTGAAGTGGATGCCGGAACGTGGGGACAAGACTCCGGACGACCTCGTGTTCGATTTGCCAAGCGGAAATGAGATAAACCGCCTGTTGAAACCGTGGGCCAAGGCTGCCGGCATCAACAAGCGATTTTCATTTCACACAAGTCGGCACACCTTCGCCACGATGATGCTGACCCTCGGTGCAGACCTTTACACTACCTCGAAGTTGCTCGGCCATGCGGATGTAAAAATGACCCAGGTATATGCAAAGATTATCAACAAGAAGAAAGACGAGGCAGTCAATCTTGTAAACGGTTTATTCGACTGA
- a CDS encoding P-loop NTPase fold protein, translated as MTKFPRFIQDKPQGIDKFDGASQESLSKAIAKHIKDNDSLTKDDCLPRIIGIEGVWGAGKSNVVKLIEKHLQKDGSDYFFFEYDAWGNQEDLQRRSLLEQLTDKLVNEEILIGYTKITTKGGGTKSVTWPKKLKLLLARKTETTTLSYPRLSNGVIAGTITTIFTSIASLTGALLADRCGWGWSIIIAILPIVITLIVWAIAAWKNPNYRNFSYILAVYNDKEKKETEYEVISEEEPSVVEFKKWMQDVSDNLNPKKCRKLVIIFDNMDRLPAEKVKQLWSSIHTFFAETGFENIWVIIPYDITHLSCAFGDNETKAHELAQYFINKTFPVTFTVPKPVITDYKGIFRKLFEEAFGNTKNQDENIINRLYRLQHNEANIRDIIIFINRLVSLYKVRHDDVSIVSMAVYQLYKDIIHKDNNEIKQILSGEYLGLASNIIPNDEKLKAEVSALAYGVDIANAKQIPLTGYINNCIDKLEGYKINEYAETDENFDAILTEVYANTDTAKLTAMIEVLNGLVKNNSTINEIWENLASLQKKQSISTLDFPNVYKILLGHVSDKTKEQIVDKLCNSWRASKEFSGSKYVHCINQLKAIDDIAKYIKLLPKEVSPEVFIDAVKEAKETYQDYNLQIQPNLLDKYLSEIQPNEFNDFEVVNILSKSSFCDFGLLKETIKSAIINELIEVNNAGQIFNTYRCLFSNDKPLEKLPSSSFINTLRTNLENTNKTTQNDGYIDALSIYIAQNGNVNIDDSLVVAIAENIEYYANESDLLDKNQSWNNSTLNKVISYMIKHGIGVYLNIFTIMPQYENIKNRYSVSDKELLKFINRWDVKELINKTIVDLSQLKVLIPNSNIYDITSTINNNFTDL; from the coding sequence ATGACAAAATTTCCTAGATTCATACAGGACAAGCCTCAAGGCATAGATAAATTTGATGGAGCTTCTCAGGAATCTCTATCAAAAGCAATAGCTAAACACATTAAGGATAACGATTCTTTAACAAAAGATGATTGTTTACCTAGAATAATCGGTATAGAAGGCGTTTGGGGAGCTGGAAAATCAAATGTCGTAAAACTTATCGAAAAACATTTGCAAAAAGATGGTTCCGATTACTTCTTTTTTGAATATGATGCATGGGGCAATCAAGAAGATCTGCAACGCAGGTCATTATTGGAGCAACTTACCGATAAATTAGTCAATGAAGAGATATTAATCGGCTATACAAAGATTACGACAAAAGGTGGAGGGACAAAATCCGTTACATGGCCTAAAAAATTAAAACTACTATTAGCACGAAAGACTGAAACAACAACCTTATCATATCCACGTTTAAGCAATGGTGTAATTGCAGGTACTATCACAACAATATTCACCAGTATAGCGTCTCTTACTGGTGCCTTGTTAGCAGATAGGTGTGGTTGGGGATGGTCAATTATTATTGCCATATTACCCATTGTTATAACTCTTATAGTGTGGGCTATAGCAGCCTGGAAAAATCCTAATTATAGAAATTTCAGCTATATACTTGCTGTATACAATGATAAAGAAAAAAAAGAAACTGAATACGAAGTTATTAGTGAAGAAGAGCCATCAGTCGTTGAATTTAAAAAATGGATGCAAGATGTTTCAGACAATCTTAATCCTAAAAAGTGCAGAAAGCTTGTTATCATTTTTGACAACATGGATAGATTACCTGCTGAAAAAGTTAAACAGTTATGGTCCTCTATTCACACTTTTTTTGCAGAAACTGGCTTTGAAAACATTTGGGTAATAATACCTTATGATATTACACATCTTTCATGTGCTTTTGGAGACAACGAAACGAAAGCACATGAATTAGCTCAATATTTTATAAATAAGACATTTCCTGTTACTTTTACTGTTCCTAAGCCTGTAATAACTGATTATAAAGGAATTTTTAGAAAACTATTTGAAGAAGCATTTGGTAATACTAAAAACCAAGATGAGAATATAATTAATAGGTTGTACAGATTACAACACAATGAAGCCAATATCAGGGATATAATAATCTTTATAAATAGACTTGTATCACTTTATAAAGTCAGACATGACGATGTAAGCATCGTAAGCATGGCCGTATATCAATTATATAAAGATATTATACATAAAGACAACAATGAAATAAAACAAATATTAAGTGGAGAGTATTTAGGTCTAGCTTCAAACATTATACCAAATGACGAGAAACTTAAAGCAGAAGTATCAGCTTTAGCTTATGGCGTCGATATTGCAAATGCCAAACAAATTCCATTAACTGGATACATAAACAATTGTATAGATAAATTGGAAGGATATAAGATCAATGAATATGCAGAAACTGATGAAAACTTTGACGCTATACTAACGGAGGTTTATGCCAATACTGATACGGCAAAACTGACTGCAATGATTGAAGTTCTGAATGGGTTAGTTAAAAATAATTCTACTATCAACGAAATCTGGGAGAATTTAGCTTCATTACAAAAGAAACAGTCAATTTCGACATTGGACTTTCCAAATGTTTACAAAATCCTTTTAGGTCATGTAAGTGACAAAACAAAGGAACAAATTGTTGACAAACTTTGTAATTCTTGGAGGGCTTCAAAAGAATTTTCCGGGTCAAAATATGTGCATTGTATTAACCAACTCAAAGCCATAGATGATATTGCTAAGTATATTAAGCTGTTACCAAAAGAGGTTTCCCCAGAAGTCTTCATTGACGCAGTAAAAGAGGCCAAAGAAACGTATCAAGATTATAATCTACAAATTCAACCTAATTTATTAGACAAGTATCTATCAGAGATTCAGCCTAATGAATTTAATGACTTTGAAGTTGTAAATATTCTAAGTAAATCTTCATTTTGTGATTTTGGCTTACTTAAAGAAACAATAAAGTCTGCCATTATAAATGAATTGATTGAAGTGAATAACGCTGGACAGATTTTCAATACTTACCGTTGTCTGTTTAGCAATGATAAACCTCTCGAAAAATTGCCTTCATCAAGCTTTATAAATACATTGCGTACAAATCTTGAAAACACCAATAAAACAACACAAAATGATGGCTACATAGATGCGTTATCTATCTATATAGCACAAAATGGCAATGTAAATATAGACGATTCATTAGTAGTAGCTATCGCTGAAAATATTGAGTATTATGCAAACGAAAGTGATTTGTTGGACAAAAATCAATCATGGAATAATAGTACTCTAAACAAGGTCATATCATATATGATAAAGCATGGCATTGGGGTATATTTAAATATATTTACGATAATGCCTCAATACGAAAATATTAAAAATAGATATAGCGTATCAGACAAAGAACTTCTTAAATTTATCAACAGATGGGATGTAAAGGAATTGATTAATAAAACAATAGTTGATTTATCTCAATTAAAAGTTTTAATTCCAAATTCAAATATTTATGATATTACATCAACCATCAACAATAATTTTACAGATTTATAA
- a CDS encoding helix-turn-helix transcriptional regulator — protein MEKEKDINRIKVVLVEKKRTNKWLAKQLEKDPATVSKWCTNTSQPSLETLLKISQILEVDIRELLISSKQ, from the coding sequence ATGGAAAAAGAAAAAGACATAAACCGTATTAAGGTTGTGCTTGTGGAGAAAAAGCGAACCAATAAATGGTTAGCTAAGCAATTGGAGAAAGATCCTGCTACTGTATCTAAATGGTGTACAAACACTTCACAACCAAGTCTTGAAACATTATTAAAAATATCTCAAATATTAGAAGTCGATATTCGAGAACTATTAATAAGCTCAAAACAATAG
- a CDS encoding helix-turn-helix domain-containing protein → MVGEQIRLTRLRRNLSIAQIAERATCSPITVSRIEKGVPTVAIGIYLRVLYALQLGDDILLLAKEDAMGKALQDLCLKKRERASKKG, encoded by the coding sequence ATTGTAGGCGAGCAGATCAGGCTGACCAGATTGCGCAGAAATCTCAGTATCGCTCAGATTGCCGAACGTGCCACCTGTTCACCCATCACGGTTTCGCGCATAGAGAAAGGAGTGCCGACAGTGGCTATAGGCATTTATCTTAGAGTGCTTTATGCGCTTCAATTAGGTGACGATATTCTTCTGCTTGCAAAAGAAGATGCCATGGGAAAAGCCTTACAAGATTTGTGTCTTAAGAAACGAGAAAGGGCATCCAAAAAGGGATAG
- a CDS encoding helix-turn-helix transcriptional regulator, whose amino-acid sequence MEGKKINRLKLVLVEKKRTGVWLAQELGVSPVTISKWCSNITQPSLLTLSRIADLLEIDPRVLLNGKE is encoded by the coding sequence ATGGAAGGTAAGAAAATAAATCGGTTGAAATTAGTTTTGGTCGAGAAGAAGCGGACTGGTGTTTGGTTAGCGCAAGAATTAGGCGTTTCTCCTGTGACAATCAGTAAGTGGTGCTCAAATATAACTCAACCGTCACTTTTAACTCTTAGTAGGATTGCAGATTTGTTAGAGATTGATCCTAGAGTTTTATTAAATGGTAAAGAATAA